CTCAAGTCGGCTCAGTTTGTCTTTGTGCGGCATGATGCTCATCGCTCTCCTCTACGGCCTCCATACGACGGCCCCTTTAGAGTCCTCGAGAGAGGCCCTAAGGTTTTTTTGTTAGATCTAGGAGGCCGCAAAGAACACGTTGCTCTAGACAGGCTTAAACCCGCACACACTATAGCGGATGAAGCTGTGGTCCCGGGCCCAGGTCCCCCGTCGTGGACGCCCTCCACTGAGACCTCCTATCGATGCTGCAAAGGATGGACATTCTAATTTACCACCGAAGACTGTTATTTTTTCTCCGCAGCGTCCTGCTCACACTGATGCTCCTGTGGTGGTACAGGAAGGACGGCGCAGCCGTTATGGTCGGCTGATTAAGCCACCAGTGAGGGACTGATGGGCCCTTCCAAGGACAACCTTCTGGGTGTTCTGGGGGGGGctgtgtggcggacacaataacggacctcgcacccatcaggactgtatggaagggggcgtggtcacaagcatgtatttggttgcttagcaacgtgtgtTAGTTTACAGTTGTCAACTGACAGTTCTTTTGGGcagttggattccgctgtcacggaataaagacgtgttttaccaacctctggagtcgagcctcatcctgccacaacatccagtttttattatctccatgatttcagggtcttacctgtaaagtccagcgtgtattcagcatctatctccactctgtctccttcaacaacctggcaggtgaatcttctcttggagcgtctctgatgtttcaccatcagatcagaaacacagttgttctgtcctccagacacaaacccatcaccttcaccaagcagcacacttcctgtctcatccacccagatgatgctgttctgctcacagggaccGAAGTAACGGTCTCTCACCAGAGAACAGCGTAATGTCACGTttccatcccttcctggatccacatctggtggagatggagagactggaaggaCACAAAACACTGTAGTTTCactcaaaaaacatatttctaacATGTGAGgaactatttttcttcttcttaaaaTACATCATGTAACCTTGGCCatagggcttggtcaccaagttgcattctgggatgtggcggccatgttggcagcctcgtTAGTGTAAACACagagcagtgtagtagcagtgtggtagcaccaagtgaacagacggaacgcaaaaaaaaatgtaaatgccagaaagcaactggaatttaccagataccttaaacaaggaagccagggagcggaatatggggaaaataatgattattaacggtttggatccatatgaaatccctactaaagagtggaacTCTGACGaactgctgcagttctgcacaacccacgtcttactaccttgtttaggagtgtttggcagctgctttggtaaatgtttgactcgccatgtgtttcaataaatttgtataatagtacaacatacagtacatgttttgtattactcttacttttttcattttttttttgaccgctatattatgtggaagaggctccgaggcgtgagcaatatttttgttttcctcgtgggattattttttactctgcagctacaaatagagttaatattttttcctcaacaaactagttttatctgaagatttgGGTTAATGGCACCGCAGAGAGATggtcagcaactgcgtttagctggagaagtggggaataaaacccatgTTTTGAtctgaccccggtctgtgttagtgtttgtttgtggtttactgtggaaggttatgtttgctcatcttacagccgcgatccaagcgttgtctcagatacttcgttatctcagatactttgttatctcagatacttcgttatctcagatactttgttatctcagatactcggcctccgtggttctgcctccgagcaggaaagtggtgaaaagttaaaccgttagcgatcttttccccatgtctgttatgtgtggagctgttgcacaacacaacacagcaacggttaccatggttacagaataacagaaaGTAACGATTATAAGTAAGACacaacgaaga
The window above is part of the Cololabis saira isolate AMF1-May2022 unplaced genomic scaffold, fColSai1.1 scf125, whole genome shotgun sequence genome. Proteins encoded here:
- the LOC133438747 gene encoding uncharacterized protein LOC133438747, coding for METRKLAGTGVRTIILYHRVGDDVALQNNVDLSSSNCSDVEWIYSRDTSSASHEEFGSGAGRMDRNCSLIITNITAGDAGLYESRLRDKYNTVVYLSVLTISPSPPDVDPGRDGNVTLRCSLVRDRYFGPCEQNSIIWVDETGSVLLGEGDGFVSGGQNNCVSDLMVKHQRRSKRRFTCQVVEGDRVEIDAEYTPPQNTQKVVLGRAHQSLTGGLISRP